One genomic segment of Helianthus annuus cultivar XRQ/B chromosome 14, HanXRQr2.0-SUNRISE, whole genome shotgun sequence includes these proteins:
- the LOC110905711 gene encoding lipid phosphate phosphatase epsilon 2, chloroplastic, which yields MVEAPIRVVDGDKCSDMVDTAVDAFEQEVLIDSGSESNRQTACVHIVLNRSSIWCVAVTYYGVILLRQDDLALSAFVGSVLNVLLSFTLKQLLNQERPVSEVCSGPGMPSTHAQSISFAAIFFILSIIGWLGLNGLSVMLIVLVIAIGVYFSWLRVLLCYHTTSQVVAGLVVGSVFSVLWFCTCDEMIYNSVLWMR from the exons ATGGTTGAGGCGCCGATTCGGGTGGTTGATGGTGATAAATGTAGTGATATGGTCGATACAGCGGTTGATGCTTTCGAACAGGAAGTTTTGATTGATAGTGGTAGTGAGTCTAATCGTCAAACAGCTTGTGTGCACATTGTTCTTAATCGTTCG AGCATTTGGTGTGTTGCTGTAACATATTATGGGGTGATTCTATTGAGACAAGATGATCTGGCGCTGTCGGCTTTCGTGGGTTCTGTTTTGAACGTTCTATTATCTTTCACTTTGAAGCAGTTATTAAACCAGGAGAGACCTGTTTCTGAAGTGTGTTCTGGCCCTGGAATGCCATCTACACATGCTCAATCAATTTCATTTGCTGCCATATTCTTCATTCTTTCAA TTATTGGATGGCTGGGATTAAATGGACTTTCGGTCATGCTCATTGTTCTCGTTATCGCAATTGGTGTATATTTT TCGTGGCTTCGTGTTCTACTATGTTATCACACAACTAGCCAAGTGGTTGCGGGTTTGGTGGTGGGGTCTGTTTTTTCTGTCTTATGGTTTTGCACCTGCGATGAGATGATATATAACTCGGTTTTGTGGATGAGATGA